The Gemmatimonadota bacterium genome window below encodes:
- a CDS encoding nucleotidyltransferase substrate binding protein, with the protein MYDIPDITPLERAIQRLEEGLERYRKDTSDLQIRDGLMTFQGQIRTANEQGLLLGAWPEWRDYRKMRGMPSHTYSEPVAISVVAAIPGFLEEAAYLRDRLRD; encoded by the coding sequence GTGTACGACATTCCGGATATCACCCCACTTGAGCGGGCCATCCAACGGCTGGAGGAGGGCCTGGAACGGTACCGGAAGGACACGAGCGACCTCCAGATTCGCGACGGCCTGATGACCTTCCAAGGTCAGATCCGCACGGCGAACGAGCAGGGACTCTTGCTTGGGGCGTGGCCCGAGTGGCGCGACTACCGGAAGATGCGCGGCATGCCGAGTCACACCTACAGCGAGCCCGTCGCGATAAGCGTGGTTGCCGCCATTCCCGGATTCCTCGAAGAGGCGGCCTATCTGCGAGATCGGCTGCGGGACTAG